One part of the Nematostella vectensis chromosome 8, jaNemVect1.1, whole genome shotgun sequence genome encodes these proteins:
- the LOC125570274 gene encoding uncharacterized protein LOC125570274, protein MVPPTENDMDTPTDTPTDTPKATPTGKTMSYREAALQQRKPTVFRSFAALRTVRLRYDSTPVSAAEVLRAFLGTESADIVGTAQVVSGLEVTFKTEQSAVLAASRGLDVGGRHYQLAPVSVRRTAVSVFVPVEFPDDTFRDLMTRYGDLHSISRLHHKEPDLAAFENGCRLVLYDKLLRDLPARLTTNGASLSFKYTGQPQSCLRCSEIGHGVKECTKPRRRPHRRRREELTTEQERMQCAQEEETLPPLSPDLPLPTETASDSEKDQDEAAAPATAQEHTISADSLIPTESSPKTGTEEPSPKTGEKRPPGLHLTDSPPRKESRAGSRAENERAFVKDLKSDARRIAGVDSSSRLDALALFLQHKHGDYTHQKLRLAGHAAQSELRTRWENMKGEQRAKQLFDKLYRQHFQHLYEAKGDKSKTNLVVYIFKLILWCLWTARNTSLFEKRQAEIVSVAKYKIRERIERDAAVLGPLAAYSRWGINDVLCCWRGEALSVLV, encoded by the exons ATGGTTCCTCCAACAGAAAACGACATGGACACGCCCACGGACACGCCCACGGACACGCCCAAAGCCACGCCCACTGGAAAGACTATGTCTTACAGGGAGGCCGCTTTACAACAGCGAAAACCAACCGTCTTTCGGTCTTTCGCAGCCCTGCGGACAGTACGTCTGCGATACGACAGCACACCAGTCTCTGCGGCGGAGGTCCTGCGCGCCTTCCTGGGGACAGAAAGCGCCGACATTGTCGGCACCGCCCAGGTGGTCTCTGGCCTAGAGGTCACCTTCAAAACCGAGCAGTCAGCTGTTCTCGCTGCCTCTCGAGGCCTCGACGTCGGCGGCCGCCACTACCAACTCGCCCCAGTCTCCGTGCGCAGAACGGCAGTCTCCGTATTTGTGCCTGTTGAGTTCCCGGATGACACCTTCCGCGACTTGATGACCAGATACGGAGACCTACACTCTATTTCGCGGCTTCATCACAAAGAGCCCGACCTGGCTGCTTTCGAAAATGGATGCCGCCTTGTCCTGTACGACAAGTTACTCCGTGACCTGCCAGCCCGCCTAACAACAAACGGAGCCTCTCTGAGCTTCAAATATACTGGGCAACCTCAGAGTTGCCTAAGATGCTCAGAGATAGGCCACGGTGTGAAAGAATGCACCAAACCGCGCCGACGCCCTCATCGCCGTCGTCGAGAAGAACTCACCACCGAACAGGAGCGCATGCAGTGCGCGCAGGAGGAGGAGACACTCCCACCACTATCGCCGGATCTGCCGCTACCGACAGAGACGGCCTCTGACAGCGAAAAGGACCAGGACGAGGCAGCTGCCCCCGCAACAGCGCAAGAGCACACAATCTCCGCGGATTCCCTTATACCAACAGAGTCCTCCCCAAAGACCGGCACCGAGGAACCCTCCCCGAAGACCGGAGAGAAAAGACCACCCGGTCTTCACTTAACGGACTCTCCCCCGCGAAAGGAAAGTCGAGCTGGAAGTCGAGCTGAAAACGAGCGGGCTTTCGTAAAAGATCTCAAATCAGACGCCCGCAGAATCGCTGGAGTGGACTCAAGCTCCCGACTGGACGCACTCGCCCTCTTTCTCCAGCACAAGCACGGTGATTACACGCACCAAAAGCTGCGACTCGCTGGACACGCAGCACAGAGCGAACTCCGCACCCGATGGGAGAACATGAAGGGGGAGCAGCGTGCTAAACAGCTGTTTGACAAGCTCTACCGCCAACATTTCCAACACCTCTACGAGG CTAAGGGTGACAAGAGCAAAACTAACTTAGTGGTGTACATCTTTAAACTCATACTATGGTGTCTGTGGACTGCAAGGAACACTTCTCTATTCGAGAAGAGACAAGCAGAAATAGTCAGTGTAGCTAAATATAAGATCAGAGAGAGGATAGAGAGGGACGCGGCCGTCCTCGGACCTCTTGCCGCGTATAGCCGCTGGGGCATCAATGATGTCCTCTGCTGCTGGCGGGGCGAGGCCCTCTCTGTCCTCGTATAG